A single window of Salvia splendens isolate huo1 chromosome 8, SspV2, whole genome shotgun sequence DNA harbors:
- the LOC121743529 gene encoding uncharacterized protein LOC121743529 isoform X2, with protein sequence MSSGAKDASDKKILVDMLFWAVDNPAPANYLLISGDRDFSNALHQLRMRRYNILLAQPQKASAPLLAAAKSVWLWTSLVAGGPPLTTVETAQFVSNSYGHIPTSDSLRTDTIMGNKPVESFYESSQLGNQKYSNMGRGTDVKYKGKQPRRNFTQPSMPRTSSSMIGSEEESNSGNFHPGYLHPKQFNEHQDLSTAYNPKVASSGIGNSYYPGNPNLSRADNSQPHVSHQIHYPQPLRPNGLPTETAALPVSSSLTNPHWHPSNALNRRPDSPNLTTAPPTNVPDIFNLNISEHTRNDQSAPASQQRNEGERRPMSSESPNRVNSNSQQKGFNAQKRSFYQDGQNNRYPHGNQDALAQLSSGSGTAAISVNGSWGTSGCPKPSEYIQGLIGIVLLALNTLRIEKIMPTEDNIADCIRYGDIRHRNTDVKKALSCALDQQLVVLQQIGSLQLYIGKNERLWQCLNPMGGDANKYSKSTWDEIQKFLSSSSGRSAILETNCRYEAATVMKKMCLQELPLGEILQILQMVINMKKWIIYNYQSGWKPIKVAVAEFSPDSGLAAAT encoded by the exons ATGTCATCAGGTGCTAAAGATGCTAGTGACAAGAAGATTCTAGTGGATATGTTATTTTGGGCTGTTGACAATCCTGCACCTGCCAATTATTTATTGATTTCCGGAGACAGAGATTTCTCGAATGCTTTGCATCAACTACGGATGCGTCGGTATAATATTCTTCTTGCTCAACCACAAAAAGCTTCTGCGCCACTTCTTGCTGCTGCAAAGAGTGTATGGCTCTGGACTAGTCTAGTAGCAGGAGGGCCACCACTTACAACAGTTGAAACTGCTCAATTTGTAAGTAACAGCTATGGGCATATACCAACCTCTGACTCATTACGTACAGATACCATTATGGGTAACAAACCAGTGGAATCGTTTTATGAAAGTTCTCAGTTGGGAAAccaaaaatattcaaatatggGAAGAGGAACAGATGTAAAATATAAAGGCAAACAACCTCGCAGGAACTTCACTCAACCTTCTATGCCAAGAACCTCTAGTAGCATGATTGGGTCTGAAGAAGAATCTAACAGTGGAAATTTTCATCCAGGATATCTACACCCTAAGCAGTTCAATGAACACCAGGACTTATCTACTGCATATAATCCAAAAGTTGCTAGCAGTGGAATAGGGAACTCGTATTATCCTGGTAATCCTAATTTGTCGCGAGCAGACAATTCCCAGCCTCATGTCTCTCATCAAATTCACTACCCTCAGCCATTAAGACCAAACGGCCTCCCCACTGAAACTGCAGCACTGCCTGTTAGCTCGTCTCTAACTAACCCGCATTGGCATCCTTCTAATGCATTAAATCGCAGACCTGATTCACCTAACTTGACCACAGCTCCTCCAACCAACGTTCCtgatattttcaatttaaaCATTTCTGAGCACACAAGAAATGATCAAAGTGCACCTGCTTCGCAACAACGTAATGAAGGAGAGAGAAGACCAATGTCTAGTGAATCGCCAAACAGAGTAAACTCGAATTCTCAGCAAAAAGGATTTAATGCTCAGAAGAGATCTTTTTATCAAGACGGTCAAAACAACAGGTATCCACATGGTAATCAAGATGCATTAGCACAGTTGTCATCTGGATCAGGAACTGCTGCCATCTCTGTAAATGGTTCATGGGGAACATCAGGATGCCCTAAACCTTCTGAATATATACAAGGTCTTATTGGGATTGTCCTACTGGCTTTAAACACCCTAAGAATTGAGAAGATTATGCCAACAGAGGATAATATTGCAGATTGCATCAGATATGGAGACATCCGACATCGCAATACTGATGTTAAGAAAGCTTTGTCATGTGCACTTGACCAGCAATTGGTTGTACTGCAACAAATAGGTTCCCTACAGTTGTATATTGGAAAAAATGAGAGACTATGGCAATGTCTGAACCCTATGGGTGGTGATGCAAACAAGTATTCAAAATCAACATGGGATGAAATCCAAAAATTTCTTTCGTCCTCTTCTGGAAGATCTGCTATACTGGAAACAAACTGCAG GTATGAGGCAGCAACTGTTATGAAAAAGATGTGCTTACAAGAGCTTCCATTGGGTGAAATTCTCCAGATCTTGCAAATGGTAATTAACATGAAAAAGTggattatatataattatcagtCAGGATGGAAACCAATTAAGGTTGCTGTTGCAGAGTTCAGTCCTGATTCAGGGCTGGCAGCTGCTACATAA
- the LOC121743533 gene encoding uncharacterized protein LOC121743533 — protein MIIKSEPATTNSIPAATGCSNCGAHERHLLHQIRCRSGFKRVCTTCVLRLHPQAFCPTCFLVYPPTLPNDVVRACDKCYSHSHSHCVDTNGAPPPKPYVCPLCVNPNAPIFKLKSAEEANLAIDNVRVQNCRVMDREAAKMLLAAAKIATTSMNKAVLNAKNEAEKRVKEAAYTRKRAKEALEHVALLVHKEKARRKEVGLRDVAGRGYGGIATNGGGYTAPPVKFEAEVSANHGVRNRNGVVPSISQPFVAVEEKMSSNVVVNVDRDNSNQVLAALTAVELKENEKMGIGMTAQAIDGHAQMDVDEGGMRLNVGENAGLIENSTTNRADMETDAGDVNNHGEKQLVGMNNEVNLVQPGENSVQNKEMDKDGEHVNGGRV, from the coding sequence ATGATCATAAAATCGGAGCCTGCAACCACCAATTCTATTCCGGCGGCCACCGGCTGCAGTAACTGCGGCGCTCACGAGCGGCACCTGCTCCACCAGATCCGCTGCCGCAGCGGCTTCAAACGTGTCTGCACCACCTGCGTCCTCCGCCTCCATCCGCAGGCCTTCTGCCCTACATGCTTCCTGGTCTACCCCCCAACCCTCCCTAACGACGTCGTTCGCGCCTGCGATAAGTGCTATTCCCACTCCCACTCTCACTGCGTCGACACCAACGGTGCCCCCCCTCCCAAACCCTACGTTTGCCCCCTCTGCGTCAACCCTAACGCCCCAATTTTCAAATTGAAATCTGCCGAGGAAGCCAATCTCGCGATCGATAATGTTAGGGTTCAAAATTGCAGGGTGATGGACAGGGAAGCGGCGAAGATGCTGTTGGCGGCGGCCAAAATCGCGACCACGTCGATGAATAAGGCGGTGTTGAATGCCAAGAATGAGGCTGAGAAGCGGGTTAAGGAGGCAGCGTATACAAGGAAAAGGGCTAAGGAGGCATTGGAGCACGTTGCGCTTTTGGTTCATAAGGAGAAGGCGAGGAGGAAAGAAGTAGGGCTTCGTGATGTGGCTGGGCGGGGATACGGTGGAATTGCCACCAATGGCGGTGGTTATACTGCTCCTCCTGTTAAATTCGAGGCTGAGGTTAGTGCAAATCACGGTGTTAGGAATCGCAATGGTGTCGTGCCTAGTATTTCTCAGCCGTTTGTAGCTGTGGAGGAGAAAATGAGTAGTAATGTAGTAGTGAATGTGGATAGAGATAACTCTAATCAGGTGTTGGCCGCATTGACTGCTGTTGAGTtgaaagagaatgagaaaatgGGGATTGGAATGACTGCACAGGCCATTGATGGCCATGCCCAGATGGATGTTGATGAAGGTGGAATGAGGCTGAATGTTGGGGAAAATGCTGGACTGATTGAAAATAGCACTACTAATCGTGCAGATATGGAGACCGATGCAGGGGATGTCAATAATCATGGGGAGAAACAGCTTGTTGGTATGAATAATGAGGTAAATTTGGTTCAACCAGGGGAGAATTCGGTGCAGAATAAGGAAATGGATAAGGATGGAGAACATGTTAATGGTGGCCGGGTATAA
- the LOC121743535 gene encoding G patch domain-containing protein 8-like — protein MDNRWYSGKQDMRMRRPQKDDEGYEAAILEDLAEDFRLPIGHRVTENVDLDNVEQASLDIQLPSSNVGFRLLQKMGWKGKGLGKDEQGITEPIKSGIRDAKLGLGKQEEDDYFTAEENIQRRKLDIEVAETEELVKKREVIAEREQKIQSEVKEIRKVFYCDLCNKQYKLAMEFEAHLSSYDHNHRKRFKEMRDMQGSSSRDDRLKREQQRQEREMAKFKQMADTHKQQQQQMKNQEEAGTHPATPAPSSATVVADQDQRKVLKFGFSAKGSAAKSSISNSAKNKKPKVAVASVFGNDSDEE, from the exons ATGGATAATAGATGGTATAGTGGTAAACAGGACATGCGCATGAGAAGGCCACAAAAAGATGATGAG GGGTATGAAGCTGCTATTCTTGAGGATCTTGCTGAGGATTTTCGTTTACCAATTGGTCATAGAGTGACTGAGAACGTAGATTTGGATAATGTGGAACAAGCATCTTTAGACATACAGCTGCCATCATCAAATGTCGGATTTAGGCTTCTGCAGAAGATGGGATGGAAAGGGAAGGGGCTTGGAAAGGATGAACAAG GGATAACCGAGCCAATAAAATCTGGAATAAGGGATGCCAAATTAGGTCTAGGTAAACAAGAGGAAGATGATTATTTTACAGCAGAAGAAAACATCCAGCGTAGAAAGCTTGATATTGAAGTTGCAGAGACTGAGGAACTTGTAAAGAAGAGAGAG GTTATAGCAGAGCGAGAGCAGAAAATTCAAAGTGAGGTGAAAGAAATAAGGAAGGTGTTTTATTGTGATCTCTGCAACAAGCAATATAAACTGGCAATGGAGTTTGAAGCTCACCTAAGCTCCTATGACCACAACCACAGAAAG AGGTTTAAAGAAATGAGAGATATGCAAGGAAGCAGCAGTCGTGATGATAGACTGAAAAGAGAACAGCAACGCCAAGAGAGGGAGATGGCTAAGTTTAAGCAGAT GGCTGATACACataagcagcagcagcaacagaTGAAGAATCAGGAGGAAGCTGGAACCCATCCAGCTACCCCTGCACCAAGTAGTGCTACTGTAGTTGCAGACCAAGATCAGCGAAAAGTTTTGAAGTTCGGATTCTCTGCAAAAGGCAGTGCAGCCAAG AGCTCTATTAGTAATTCTGCAAAGAACAAGAAGCCGAAGGTTGCTGTTGCTTCAGTTTTCGGGAACGACAGTGATGAAGAATAG